A single Garra rufa chromosome 9, GarRuf1.0, whole genome shotgun sequence DNA region contains:
- the znf526 gene encoding uncharacterized protein znf526, with the protein MSEQEYVDHQYMCSECQQLFNTLEEVLVHQQIHTGAEGDEVEVLPSLEDCDAGESQYQCLECGAILRNPDELLLHQELHMREAGQELCEVTEVDAVDAEVPIQYQCLECLALFDTPELWLAHRQTHNRSSTHSSLSTDTEYVLQADGSFTPVQLLNVQNLVLDEQKAGQILTLAQALREQENPSKTAASSRTMLVSANASLPGSTSAMLRLQFCSAQAIADGSASATLRKAKLLAPLLPADPIRLDNVTTLNLLPSSGQVNAVKKENEEILIIHPYECSECNLLFSTPEDFLQHQGEHFLGQDKESGDTGVMVGYEDSSGAKEDEGRSDGSEEGSKLGKVIAGRRTYTARSAGLGLTQSSSNLRCEECKRTFTSANRLVAHLRVHEQGTHECPECDKVFKKLVSLQTHMRTHSGEARFLCVDCGHGFTTEMTLMIHRKSHTSEPLHKCPFCAKTFTNMTKFLYHRRTHRVREPTTPVSQFVLAQQSPLSIIQRAREREAAWRKDRQTVTIPPVKDDRRESSDTGPMLIEGIAVVSQSSEPTENGLHAELSNTGQTQNGGKILTDDPNHSTTANVERGEEESNHGTSMAEEQPKFPCSICKKRFSSQVRLLRHRRTTHTTERRFKCNICGKPFKKQIHLRNHLRTHTGERPFQCSVCGKTFSSLANLSRHGLTHTGVRPYRCDICHKAFSQSSNLRQHRQHLHSNATPSPCPDCSATFIRPAKLVAHRFLHHPGSPAPYPCPHCSEGFLRKRQRDLHCLEEHPNLTQPHSFSQDSQVSSQQGLTDNTEQLSAPSMAKPNLDCTICGKRLNSPANLRLHQLSHGLGPGRPRGSSSTTGKTHPCPVCGKLFGSASSVTLHQRVHTGERPYPCAICGKRFRQNTHLREHLRTHSGERPFRCEFCDKGFVQSMHLAEHRRTHTGERPHSCGECGKTFKTVSNLRNHLKTHNRTQKQQEPEHSQEAVAVESETATVAVVEASEMDLTAAIPAFCQQEVQLGQSQLIQIQTSNLTQTQGTPTIMCNELGETIAIIETSGDLAEAIELYHTALESGINMDAITVDNLQLM; encoded by the exons ATGAGCGAGCAGGAATATGTGGACCATCAGTACATGTGCAGTGAGTGCCAGCAGCTCTTTAATACGCTGGAGGAGGTGCTGGTGCATCAGCAGATCCACACCGGAGCAGAGGGGGACGAGGTTGAGGTCCTGCCGAGCCTTGAGGACTGTGATGCTGGGGAGAGCCAGTATCAGTGCCTGGAGTGTGGAGCCATCTTGAGGAACCCAGATGAACTGCTGCTGCATCAGGAGCTGCACATGAGAGAAGCAGGCCAGG AGCTATGTGAAGTCACAGAGGTGGATGCTGTTGACGCAGAAGTGCCAATTCAATACCAGTGTTTAGAATGTCTTGCTCTGTTTGACACACCTGAACTGTGGTTGgctcacagacagacacacaacaGAAGCAGCACCCACAGCAGCTTGAGCACCGACACa GAATATGTTCTTCAGGCAGATGGTTCGTTCACTCCGGTTCAGTTGCTCAATGTTCAAAATCTAGTTCTGGATGAACAGAAGGCAGGCCAGATCCTGACTTTAGCCCAG gctCTTCGAGAGCAGGAAAACCCATCTAAAACTGCAGCCTCTTCCAGAACCATGCTAGTATCAGCCAACGCTTCCCTGCCTGGCTCTACCTCTGCGATGCTCCGCCTGCAGTTCTGCTCCGCCCAAGCAATCGCTGATGGTTCTGCTTCGGCTACTCTCCGCAAAGCTAAACTCCTCGCCCCTCTTTTACCTGCCGATCCTATCCGGCTGGACAATGTGACCACTTTAAACCTCCTCCCTTCCTCTGGTCAGGTGAATGCGGTAAAGAAGGAAAATGAGGAGATTTTAATTATCCATCCTTATGAGTGTTCTGAGTGTAATCTGCTGTTCAGCACACCAGAGGATTTCCTTCAACACCAGGGGGAGCATTTCTTAGGTCAGGACAAAGAGAGTGGTGACACTGGGGTTATGGTGGGGTATGAAGACAGTTCTGGGGCTAAGGAAGATGAAGGAAGAAGCGATGGATCAGAAGAGGGCAGCAAACTTGGCAAAGTTATTGCTGGGAGGCGTACGTACACTGCCCGCTCAGCTGGTTTGGGTTTGACACAGTCATCCAGCAATCTTCGATGTGAGGAGTGCAAAAGAACATTCACCTCTGCCAATCGGCTTGTGGCACATCTTCGAGTACATGAACAAGGAACACACGAGTGTCCAGAGTGTGATAAGGTGTTTAAGAAGTTGGTGTCACTGCAGACTCACATGCGCACACACTCTGGTGAGGCACGTTTTCTGTGTGTGGACTGTGGACATGGTTTTACAACAGAAATGACTCTTATGATACACAG GAAATCCCATACATCTGAGCCACTACACAAATGCCCATTTTGTGCCAAAACGTTCACTAACATGACCAAGTTCTTGTACCATCGTCGCACTCACCGAGTCCGTGAGCCGACCACACCAGTCTCTCAG TTTGTACTGGCCCAGCAGTCACCTCTCTCTATTATCCAAAGAGCAAGAGAACGAGAGGCTGCTTGGAGGAAAGATAGACAGACGGTGACAATTCCTCCCGTGAAAGATGACAGAAGAGAGTCCAGTGACACGGGTCCTATGCTCATTGAGGGTATTGCAGTAGTTTCCCAGTCTTCAGAGCCAACAGAAAATGGGCTTCATGCTGAACTCTCAAACACAGGACAAACCCAAAATGGAGGGAAAATACTGACAGACGACCCCAACCATTCAACTACTGCCAATGTGGAACGAGGAGAGGAAGAAAGTAATCACGGGACTTCTATGGCTGAGGAACAACCAAAGTTCCCTTGCTCTATTTGTAAAAAAAGATTTTCCTCACAGGTCCGCCTGTTGCGTCATCGCCGAACGACTCATACGACCGAAAGACGCTTTAAATGCAACATCTGCGGGAAACCGTTCAAGAAGCAGATTCATCTGCGAAACCATTTGCGGACCCATACGGGAGAGCGACCATTCCAGTGTAGTGTGTGTGGAAAGACCTTTTCCTCTCTTGCAAATCTTTCCCGCCATGGACTCACTCACACGGGAGTCCGTCCGTACCGGTGTGACATCTGCCACAAAGCCTTCAGTCAATCGTCAAATCTTCGCCAACACCGTCAGCATCTTCACAGCAACGCGACACCCTCACCTTGTCCAGACTGCTCTGCTACTTTTATCCGTCCTGCTAAACTTGTAGCTCACCGTTTTCTTCACCACCCAGGGTCACCGGCACCTTACCCTTGTCCTCACTGTTCTGAGGGGTTCTTGCGCAAGCGTCAGCGAGACCTACATTGCTTGGAGGAGCATCCCAACTTGACCCAACCACATAGCTTCTCCCAGGACTCCCAGGTTAGCAGTCAACAGGGCTTAACAGATAATACAGAGCAACTAAGTGCTCCTTCAATGGCAAAACCTAATCTAGATTGCACTATTTGTGGTAAGCGGTTAAACTCTCCTGCAAATCTCCGTTTGCACCAACTAAGTCACGGACTTGGGCCCGGCCGGCCACGAGGCTCCAGCTCCACCACTGGGAAGACTCATCCCTGTCCGGTCTGTGGAAAACTCTTTGGTTCTGCCTCAAGCGTTACGCTACACCAGAGAGTACACACTGGGGAGCGTCCGTATCCTTGTGCAATCTGTGGAAAACGGTTTCGCCAGAATACGCACCTGCGGGAGCACCTTCGTACACATTCGGGTGAGCGTCCATTCCGGTGCGAGTTCTGTGATAAGGGCTTTGTGCAGAGCATGCATCTAGCAGAACATCGGCGTACACACACGGGCGAACGGCCGCATTCTTGTGGTGAATGTGGAAAGACCTTCAAGACGGTTTCGAACCTTAGGAACCACCTTAAGACCCACAATCGCACCCAAAAGCAACAAGAGCCAGAGCACAGCCAAGAAGCAGTGGCTGTAGAATCTGAGACAGCAACAGTTGCTGTTGTGGAAGCCTCTGAGATGGACCTAACAGCAGCCATACCAGCCTTCTGCCAGCAAGAGGTGCAGCTTGGACAGTCCCAACTCATTCAGATACAGACATCCAACCTGACTCAG